The Branchiostoma floridae strain S238N-H82 chromosome 12, Bfl_VNyyK, whole genome shotgun sequence genome segment tacatttttgtacttaatAGCTAGTTCTAGTGTACATTTAGGTCAATACGATGATACTACTTAAAGTACAAAAGttcttgtacaaaatgttcTTTTTGCATTGTAGTTTCTGGGAGACAcagatactactgtaaatgcagaaacttttgtggtggtttaatgttagcAGTTTTCGTGGTGAACATTTCAcagcgaactttaaaccaccgcaaacatttttccatggcagtaagactactactaagagactacagtgcatggtgctaccacgaacttaaaatcaccgcgaaaagtcctttgccctgctaccgcgaaattaaatcccagcgaactttaatgcatttacagtagtttccAGAAACAAATATTGCTATAAAcgataaatgattttttttcaataaacctCTCCCTTCTTGATACAGCTGACAAACCTAAAGACTAAGTATGAGAAGCTCCAGCGGCACCAGCTGAAGAGGTCGTCAGGGTCGAGTGTGGAGAAGGACAGACTGTCTGCAGAACTGAGGGACAGCAGGACAGAGATAGAGGCACTCAGATCCAAAGTAGAGGTAAGAAAATACATCCAACAAAACAGGACAATATAGGGATCAACAATTGAAATAAAAGTTTCGTCATCTTCACGTTGGGCAGTCTGGATGTCTTTATTTGTAAAAGAGGGACAACTCTAATGTAGAAAATGTCTTGAAGTCACTTTGAAATGCAGTGAGTGAGtttatgataaaatatcatCCAATCCTAATGTCACTCTTTACAacaagggctgtctccaggacctaaTCCCTCTGGGACAGAAGTTTGCTTCTCAGGATGGGAAAAAAATTACCCTGTCCGGCCAAAGTGCATGgcaggatattgataaaaatgtGTTTATGTATActtagagtcgattccatattaccgagagggtgcttcttgccttttgttccaacattttggaaatctttgtaacaatctaactgtgataaataactgtttagaactatttataacatctatgtgacgttctaaatatttctatagtattcaaacatgttagaaacatttctaacatcaaatacattatttctgttagtttctaaactgttccaacatagatgcatcatttgtgatcacatgttcgaacatggaaacaatatgatgaaactgggtcagtgggctgggaatagggcaattcacacatccctgccaagtgcaggaaattatgtctgtctgccaccttctcacaaaagactcaccagtgtatactaaagaaagtctaaaaatacaagagccaaacaaaggaccaagcttagcagctttgtttatggggtcaataaaagtttttatggagggaaaaaatgacacaaaatgttggaacatgttggaacagtaacaaaaacacatagatatttgaaaattgttctaaataaagagataattatatcattactttcccaaatgttccaacacttataaaaaggttcaaacatgtttaaactttcattttgaaatgtttgaacaatttcgaacttaagtgactgaaatgttcttttactcaaaatagttcaaacttattacaaatatttttttcaaagccaTCTCgatgacttggaattgactctataaGCATtaaacagatttaacaacaaatgTTAACAACATGCGCAGTCCCAAACAACAACTGGGACagaaaaagtttgtaaatcatGTGTTCTGTACGCTTGTAGGACTATCGTGGACGAGGGAAGGACTGGGACAGTCAGCGCAGGTCACTCCAAGGTCAGATCCAGAGTCTGGAGGCACAGAGGAAGACTCTAGCAGAGAAGTGTGAACACATGCAGGTAGGTACAAGGTAGACAAGGTTCAAAACTAAACCTTAATTAAAatttgcacacccaatttgggTGGGGTTGTAGGATTGAAATATgacatgaaaaaagaaaaaaattgactaaaGCACATTACCCAGAATAGTTTTGCAACACCTTGCAGCActgtttgaattttgaaaagtttaaagaGTGCATCCTTTAATCAAAAGAACACAGTAGACAAGAAgtccaggacaaaagaaacaaaacttaaagttctgctgcagtaccaagatcagTAACGAGAAGGCCCAAATTTGGCCTTGACCTTTGTATCCACATGACACTTACCTAGTACATAccaatatcatcacaatccattcagaggttcttaagttataatTGTTATAATATATCACTGTTGCAGAAGCACAGACACGAAGTGGAACCAAAAAACAAAGGGCAAATGGTCTAATTGTTGTATTGATATCAGATGTAGTCTCAAGATCAAGTCTCTCAACAATTTCCTtctgttaccatagcaacagagTCTCAGTTACCAGTCCCAGCTGAACAAGCGGAGGCAGATGCTGGAGGGTGTGGAGTCGACTCACCAGGTGCAGCTGGCGCAGGTGGGGGAACAGCTGGAGAGGGCACGTGATGACATCAACATGCAGGAGGAGACCATCGAGAGACTCAAGGTCAGTTCCTTTGCTAGTCTATatgattatttttttatatcaactaggattgatgtgttcaaaaatgtgtattttcccagaacatCGTAGAGtagaacttgttatcaccaagtacagtaggggcctcttctctggatagttctaaagaacgcttgcagatagattttttttatatcaactaGGATTGATCAcagtgttcaaaaatttgtattttccgagaactatcgtagagtggaatttgttatcaccaagtacagtaggggcctCTTCTCTGTATAGTTCTAAAGAactcttgcagatagatgtgcaaaagttaggtgtgacgggtcgttcagtataataaccagctgctgccacgccaaGTGCaagcaaagctggtgtgttacgccaaagggcggttataccggctatttagatatagatacagaatctgatacatATTCACAGAATATGCTCCATTTCTTGTTGCTCTTCttttttccaaacaaataaggtcaatgacctgcaccagaccagaccagctgtcaccatggttacaggtccTGGGGCTGTTAAGTAGACACCCTGTGATGCTTGATTAtacaatgtagcaagtggcaggacagagctggaggagctggtcaccatatatatgaatgtgtttgaataagaataaacagagcagtagtcTGTTAGGTTAGACCATGGGAAGGTGGACATTATTAAATAATGTACTATGTATTTGCTTGCTAATGTTCCCTTGCTAGTTTTCTTCAATGGACTTGGAAAAGAGAACAACAATCCTGAGTAAAACCTTTTTTGTCAGATCAGAGACTTTGTTGCTAAGTTTGGTCATCTGGGCTGATCAGTCCAATTAAAGAATGACAAATACTATGCTATGTTGTTGAGGGAGCAATCTTTTATAAGTTGTAAtaatgtctgtttgtttgaaaCCCAATTTCATGCTGATTCTATTTTCCAACCCTATCCCCTATAGGCTGAGCTGGATGATACCATCTCTTCCAAAGACCAACTCCTGGGGGAGAATGAACAGTTGAGGGAGGACCTGAGAAAATCACAGAGGGACAACAGGGTAGGGGCTTATTTCTTGTCTTTATTACTTGAAAAATAAAGAGGATTTTGAGAGACAAATAAGTACTGCTTTACTCCAACTGCAGTATcaatgtcacacaccaggggacccaaaatagaccttaacccttaaactgccaaaccaggatatatccggcacacatatacatgccctgtgtgcggcgcccggatatatccgggatagtgCATTCCCctgaagtagcagctttgcgcgcgagTAGTGCatgaaccccggaagttagggactttggccttgttagggggtttctttttgtaggtcagcggccaaccctggcacttacagcattttatagggctgaagctctggcagtttaagggtaaAATTTCAATCACAAttaacataccaagtatcattaCTAACAATAATTATTCATCCAATGGTTCTAAAGTTGTGCTGACCAGAAACATCTGGAAACACattcaagcacacacacacacacacacacacacacacacacacacacacacatcaaaagCAATACCTctattttcatggaggttacaGATGTTTCCAACTTGTTGCCTTATTGTAGAGGCTGGAGGACGAGGTGAATAGACTAAACCTGGAGCTGCAGTCCCGAGATGACCTGATCCAGGCTGCTGAGAGGGACCAGAAGAACCACAGTAAGGACCTGTCACGACTGGAGGAGTCACTACACATGAAGGACAAGCTCATCAGGTATGGCTTATAGCACTACACATGGCACTACACATGTCACTACACAGAAGAACCACAGTAAGGACCTGTCACGACTGGAGGAGTCACTACACATGAAGGACAAGCTCATCAGGTATGGCTTATAGCACTACACATGGCACTACACATGTCACTACACAGAAGAACCACAGTAAGGACCTGTCACGGCTGGAGGAGTCACTACACATGAAGGACAAAGTCATCAGGTATGGCTTAGAGCACTACACATGGCACTACACATGTCACTACACAGAAAGAACACCGTAAGGACCTGTCACGGCTGGAGGAGTCACTACACATGAAGGACAAAGTCATCAGGTATGGCTTAGAGCACTACACATGGCACTACACATGTCACTACACAGAAGAACCACAGTAAGGACCTGTCACGACTGGAGGAGTCACTACACATGAAGGATAAACTCATCAGGTATGGCTTATAGCACTACACATCACTACACATGTCACTACACAGAAGAACCACAGTAAGGACCTGTCACGGCTGGAGGAGTCTCTACACATGAAGGATAAACTCATCAGGTATGGCTTATAGCACTACACATGGCACTACACATGTCACTACACAGAAGAACCACAGTAAGGACCTGTCACGGCTGGAGGAGTCACTACACATGAAGGATAAACTCATCAGGTATGGCTTATAGCACTACACATCACTACACATGTCACTACACAGAAGAACCACAGTAAGGACCTGTCACGGCTGGAGGAGTCACTACACTTGAAGGACAAACTCATCAGGTATGGCTTATAGCACTACACATGGCACTACACATGTCACTACACAGAAGAACCACAGTAAGGACCTGTTA includes the following:
- the LOC118427344 gene encoding centrosomal protein of 63 kDa-like; its protein translation is MDQRAFLQGLERQMGTTLPNTVTSCQSELQELMRQIDIMVNSKKAEWERELQAVQVKLDVRDKEVLMQRATLEAKHQEIGNLRQQLEGFERAQRDLVAQYEQQVSGLRNELTNLKTKYEKLQRHQLKRSSGSSVEKDRLSAELRDSRTEIEALRSKVEDYRGRGKDWDSQRRSLQGQIQSLEAQRKTLAEKCEHMQQQSLSYQSQLNKRRQMLEGVESTHQVQLAQVGEQLERARDDINMQEETIERLKAELDDTISSKDQLLGENEQLREDLRKSQRDNRRLEDEVNRLNLELQSRDDLIQAAERDQKNHSKDLSRLEESLHMKDKLIRSLEDATRKEEAAELNQLREELSSCRSEARACRKNEQRLREEVDRLQARYSHRASI